One window of the Onychostoma macrolepis isolate SWU-2019 chromosome 21, ASM1243209v1, whole genome shotgun sequence genome contains the following:
- the klhl8 gene encoding kelch-like protein 8, which translates to MVPEHGKQQKRSSQPSNSEGDADGSFVFEAKEAWKDFHNSLRQFYENGELCDVTLKVGNRLIPCHKLVLACVVPYFRAMFLSDMAEAKQDLIEIRDFDADAIQDLVRFAYSSRLTLTVDNVQPLLYAACILQVELIARACCEYMKAHFHPSNCLAVRTFAESHNRVDLMDMADRYACEHFSEVVECEDFICVSPQHLKTLLASSDLNIQSETQVYHAAVKWLKANLKHHDVWLDQIMSQVRLPLLPVDFLTATVAKEEMIKTNLNCRDLLDEARNYHLHLSNKSVPDFEYSIRTTPRKHTAGVLFCVGGRGGSGDPFRSIECYSISKNSWFFGPEMNSRRRHVGVISVAGKVYAVGGHDGNEHLGNMEMFDPHTNKWMMKASMNTKRRGIALAALGGPIYAIGGLDDNSCFSDVERYDIESDRWSAVAPMNTPRGGVGSVALGGYVYAVGGNDGVASLSSVERFDPHLNKWTDVREMGQRRAGNGVSELNGCLYVVGGFDDNSPLSSVERFDPRTNHWEYVAELTTPRGGVGVATVMGRVFAVGGHNGNIYLNTVEAFEPRMNRWELVGSVSHCRAGAGVAVCSTHISQIRDVGQGSSNVADCM; encoded by the exons ATGGTGCCGGAACATGGGAAGCAGCAGAAACGTTCGTCGCAACCGTCTAATAGCGAGGGCGACGCGGACGGATCGTTCGTGTTTGAGGCCAAAGAGGCCTGGAAGGATTTCCACAACTCCCTCAGGCAGTTTTACGAGAACGGAGAGCTGTGTGACGTCACTCTGAAG GTTGGGAACAGACTGATACCATGTCACAAACTGGTTCTGGCCTGCGTGGTGCCGTACTTTCGCGCCATGTTCCTCTCCGATATGGCCGAGGCAAAGCAGGACTTGATTGAAATACGAGATTTCGATGCTGATGCCATCCAGGACCTGGTGCGCTTCGCGTACTCCTCGCGGCTGACGCTGACGGTGGATAACGTCCAGCCGCTGCTGTACGCGGCGTGTATCCTGCAGGTGGAGCTGATCGCCCGGGCCTGCTGTGAATACATGAAAGCACACTTCCACCCCTCCAACTGTCTGGCCGTCCGCACCTTCGCAGAGAGTCACAACAGGGTGGACCTGATGGACATGGCCGACCGCTACGCCTGTGAGCATTTCAGCGAGGTGGTGGAGTGTGAGGATTTCATCTGCGTCTCGCCGCAGCACCTCAAGACGCTGCTGGCCTCCAGTGACCTGAACATTCAGTCTGAGACGCAGGTGTACCACGCCGCCGTCAAATGGCTCAAAGCCAATCTGAAACACCACGACGTCTGGCTGGATCAGATCATGTCTCAG GTGCGTCTTCCTCTGCTGCCGGTGGATTTCCTCACAGCCACTGTTGCCAAAGAGGAGATGATCAAGACCAATTTGAACTGCAGAGACCTTTTGGACGAAGCTCGTAATTATCATTTGCACCTTAGTAACAAGAGCGTTCCTGACTTTGAGTATTCGATCCGTACGACTCCCCGCAAGCACACCGCAG GGGTGTTGTTCTGCGTCGGGGGACGGGGCGGCTCCGGTGACCCCTTCCGCAGTATCGAGTGTTACTCCATCAGTAAAAACAGCTGGTTCTTCGGGCCTGAAATGAACAGCAGACGCAGACACGTGGGAGTGATTTCAGTAGCAG GGAAAGTTTATGCCGTCGGAGGCCATGATGGCAACGAGCACCTCGGGAACATGGAGATGTTTGATCCACATACCAACAAATGGATGATGAAAGCATCCATGAACACAAAACG GAGGGGGATTGCGCTGGCTGCTCTCGGCGGACCCATCTACGCTATCGGGGGTCTGGATGATAACTCCTGCTTCAGTGACGTGGAGCGCTACGACATCGAGTCGGACCGCTGGAGCGCCGTGGCTCCTATGAACACACCCAGAGGAGGCGTGGGATCTGTGGCGCTCGGG GGCTATGTGTACGCGGTCGGGGGAAATGACGGCGTCGCGTCTCTGTCCAGCGTGGAGCGCTTCGACCCTCATCTGAACAAATGGACCGACGTGCGAGAGATGGGCCAGCGGCGCGCTGGAAACGGTGTCAGCGAACTCAACGGATGCCTCTACGTTGTTG GCGGGTTTGACGATAATTCTCCGCTGAGCTCAGTGGAGCGCTTCGACCCCAGGACCAATCACTGGGAGTATGTGGCGGAGTTGACCACGCCCAGGGGCGGAGTCGGCGTTGCCACGGTGATGGGGCGTGTCTTTGCAGTGGGGGGGCACAATGGAAACATCTACCTGAATACGGTGGAGGCCTTCGAGCCCCGGATGAACAG ATGGGAGCTGGTGGGCTCTGTGTCTCACTGTCGGGCCGGGGCCGGAGTCGCCGTCTGTTCCACTCACATCAGTCAGATTCGAGACGTCGGCCAGGGCTCCAGTAACGTCGCTGACTGCATGTAG